One Numida meleagris isolate 19003 breed g44 Domestic line chromosome 6, NumMel1.0, whole genome shotgun sequence genomic region harbors:
- the LOC110400941 gene encoding ras-related and estrogen-regulated growth inhibitor-like isoform X3 — protein MGASTGALTVRFITRRFIGDYDPTLEMIYRHMAVIDGEMVHFEILDTAGQEEDSLQIEEKIKWGDGFAVVYSVTDRCSFDEVMRLCFLINHIHSSPKRSGGGEQPPVVIVANKKDLQFDRMVSTQDGENLSKALKLPFYEISTRDSYEETVAVFNTLYQELMRQGHFSPGSFKRRTVSKVMEKIPKMQASSTLNSAGRSLSFNSFRDYIPE, from the exons ATGGGAGCAAGCACGGGGG cactgACAGTCAGATTCATCACCAGGAGGTTCATTGGAGACTATGACCCAACACTAG AAATGATTTACAGACACATGGCTGTCATTGACGGGGAGATGGTGCACTTTGAGATCCTCGATACGGCAGGACAG GAGGAAGACTCCCTGCAGATAGAGGAGAAGATCAAATGGGGCGATGGCTTTGCAGTGGTCTACTCGGTGACAGACAGGTGCAGCTTCGACGAGGTGATGCGGCTGTGTTTTCTCATCAACCACATCCACTCCAGCCCCAAGCGGAGTGGTGGGGGCGAGCAGCCGCCCGTGGTCATCGTGGCCAACAAGAAGGACTTGCAGTTTGACAGGATGGTGTCCACGCAAGATGGCGAAAACCTTTCCAAAGCTTTGAAGCTTCCTTTCTATGAGATTTCCACTCGGGACAGCTACGAGGAAACCGTGGCAGTGTTCAATACCCTCTACCAAGAGCTCATGAGGCAAGGGCATTTCTCCCCAGGCTCCTTCAAGAGGAGGACAGTGTCGAAAGTGATGGAGAAGATCCCCAAGATGCAAGCCAGCTCCACCTTGAACTCAGCAGGTCGGAGCCTCAGCTTTAACTCCTTTAGAGACTACATCCCTGAGTGA
- the LOC110400941 gene encoding ras-related and estrogen-regulated growth inhibitor-like isoform X1, with the protein MLRGFSLLLTRKPSKRELIVNRGRGGGGKRGGGALTVRFITRRFIGDYDPTLEMIYRHMAVIDGEMVHFEILDTAGQEEDSLQIEEKIKWGDGFAVVYSVTDRCSFDEVMRLCFLINHIHSSPKRSGGGEQPPVVIVANKKDLQFDRMVSTQDGENLSKALKLPFYEISTRDSYEETVAVFNTLYQELMRQGHFSPGSFKRRTVSKVMEKIPKMQASSTLNSAGRSLSFNSFRDYIPE; encoded by the exons ATGCTGCGGggcttttcccttctgcttacCCGCAAGCCAAGCAAACGGGAGTTGATCGTTAACCGggggcgaggaggaggaggaaaaagaggaggaggag cactgACAGTCAGATTCATCACCAGGAGGTTCATTGGAGACTATGACCCAACACTAG AAATGATTTACAGACACATGGCTGTCATTGACGGGGAGATGGTGCACTTTGAGATCCTCGATACGGCAGGACAG GAGGAAGACTCCCTGCAGATAGAGGAGAAGATCAAATGGGGCGATGGCTTTGCAGTGGTCTACTCGGTGACAGACAGGTGCAGCTTCGACGAGGTGATGCGGCTGTGTTTTCTCATCAACCACATCCACTCCAGCCCCAAGCGGAGTGGTGGGGGCGAGCAGCCGCCCGTGGTCATCGTGGCCAACAAGAAGGACTTGCAGTTTGACAGGATGGTGTCCACGCAAGATGGCGAAAACCTTTCCAAAGCTTTGAAGCTTCCTTTCTATGAGATTTCCACTCGGGACAGCTACGAGGAAACCGTGGCAGTGTTCAATACCCTCTACCAAGAGCTCATGAGGCAAGGGCATTTCTCCCCAGGCTCCTTCAAGAGGAGGACAGTGTCGAAAGTGATGGAGAAGATCCCCAAGATGCAAGCCAGCTCCACCTTGAACTCAGCAGGTCGGAGCCTCAGCTTTAACTCCTTTAGAGACTACATCCCTGAGTGA
- the LOC110400941 gene encoding ras-related and estrogen-regulated growth inhibitor-like isoform X2: MSFPRPLRRSVSLSPARTLRLVVLGQGAVGKTALTVRFITRRFIGDYDPTLEMIYRHMAVIDGEMVHFEILDTAGQEEDSLQIEEKIKWGDGFAVVYSVTDRCSFDEVMRLCFLINHIHSSPKRSGGGEQPPVVIVANKKDLQFDRMVSTQDGENLSKALKLPFYEISTRDSYEETVAVFNTLYQELMRQGHFSPGSFKRRTVSKVMEKIPKMQASSTLNSAGRSLSFNSFRDYIPE, encoded by the exons ATGAGCTTCCCGCGGCCCCTGCGGCGCTCCGTCAGCCTGAGCCCGGCCCGCACCCTGCGGCTCGTCGTGCTGGGGCAAGGCGCCGTGGGCAAGACAG cactgACAGTCAGATTCATCACCAGGAGGTTCATTGGAGACTATGACCCAACACTAG AAATGATTTACAGACACATGGCTGTCATTGACGGGGAGATGGTGCACTTTGAGATCCTCGATACGGCAGGACAG GAGGAAGACTCCCTGCAGATAGAGGAGAAGATCAAATGGGGCGATGGCTTTGCAGTGGTCTACTCGGTGACAGACAGGTGCAGCTTCGACGAGGTGATGCGGCTGTGTTTTCTCATCAACCACATCCACTCCAGCCCCAAGCGGAGTGGTGGGGGCGAGCAGCCGCCCGTGGTCATCGTGGCCAACAAGAAGGACTTGCAGTTTGACAGGATGGTGTCCACGCAAGATGGCGAAAACCTTTCCAAAGCTTTGAAGCTTCCTTTCTATGAGATTTCCACTCGGGACAGCTACGAGGAAACCGTGGCAGTGTTCAATACCCTCTACCAAGAGCTCATGAGGCAAGGGCATTTCTCCCCAGGCTCCTTCAAGAGGAGGACAGTGTCGAAAGTGATGGAGAAGATCCCCAAGATGCAAGCCAGCTCCACCTTGAACTCAGCAGGTCGGAGCCTCAGCTTTAACTCCTTTAGAGACTACATCCCTGAGTGA